Below is a window of Rhipicephalus sanguineus isolate Rsan-2018 chromosome 9, BIME_Rsan_1.4, whole genome shotgun sequence DNA.
GACTTTTTCTTGGGCAGGTTAGTGCTTAAGTTTGCTGTGCATATTTTATTGTGGCGCGAAAATTCAGGTCGTGGAAAGGGGACAGAGGAAAGAGAAACGGCGAAGCAGCAGTTCATAACAGACCTTCCCAGGTTCTTGACAGGAGTAGGTGGGATAACggtgcgtttgcagtgtaggccAACTCGAAGGTGGTATTACGAGAATTTTGTGAAAGCGGTCACAGCTTTTCTGCTAGCCCTTCACATGCTACTCCTACTACTATTACAACAAGTACTGATAATACTGCTACGACAACTACAACaacgactaataataataataataataataataataataataataataataataataataataataataataataataataataataactattattattattattattattattattattattattattattattattattattattattattattattattattattattattattattattattattattattcgcgctgatctgttatttcttcacaagcttgtgcatggtatcatatcctgccctgtactgctcaactgtcttgatttccgaattccacgtaagctgaccagagagaatagaccttttcatgtaaccgcctgcctctgtgaacattcgaccattggcaggatacaacgtctttacattcattcattcattcacaaaactttattaagagtcctgaagcccagtcttttcagaccgaggcgggccgcgtccacgtcggcaccgttaagccgagccttagggcgccatcgtgaaccctctggacagcccgtagttgatcttcatatgaacagctggagatcatcttctgccagtgaagccatttttcttcggggttggcgagattcgcgggacagcccgccagcatgtgtctgatttcaatgatgccaccgcatgcgtcacattcttttctaatttcactttcagggtgaattttttttacaaaatacggagtggggtacgtcccagtttgcagtaaacgtagcgtgactgcctgagccctgttcaactttacgtgtggcagtgggaatagcctacgccccaagtagtagtatttagtgatctttacaatgcttactttttggagctcgatgtttttcacagctcccagtcgatgttctgctccgagctttgcactgtacttacatagcttcgtacactgttgacatttttttattatttttttttctttctaccattggcaggatacaacgtctttacaatgcttactttttggagctcgatgttttccacagctcccagtcgttgttctgatCCGAGCTTTGCACTTTACTTACAGAGCCTCGtacactgttttcttttttttttctgcgcatagttgtatatgtgcaattttataacgttttttatccctgatattttattatgaatgttggcctttgttttttttttttttttctcgtgcgccagtacaaagaccttacggttgttcctgggcacgttaaataaacgtttgatcgATTGATTAACAGTGAAATACTGCTGACATCTATTCAATATCGGGTGCTCCCTTCTATTATGTTTTTGCTTTGATTACTACACAACGGTGACCAGTTGGAGCGGCCGGCTCCTTATAAGCGCAACTGCAACCAGCGTGGCACGCACACCTGTAACCGTACCCTGACTGGCGCCACGTCAGGCGCATTCCTCTCACGGCGGCCGCCTAtggaggaagtggagaggaggaaggtgagagagagagaaaggatgcCACCGCCGATCTCCTCGGAGCCAGCCGCCGAAAAGTGAGAGAGAGCAGAAAAAAGAAATTGACAGaggctggagaaaaaaaaaaatatttcaagcgTGAATCAACCAGTTCCTTTCCAGCTGGCAAACCGGTGatcggagaagaaaaaaaatcgtcgCTTAACGGTAACTTTGTGCGACGATCGCTAAAagacaggaaaatgaaagaaagaaataaaagaagggAAGAAGCCTAAGAAAAtgcaagacaaaaagaaaacacgaacactcttttttttaacTACGTTCGCGTCCACAGACCTCACGCGTGAAAAGGTGCTGCCACGCCCAAGTCGTTCATTGAGGCTTTGCCGCCAAAATGACTGAATGGCGACGGAAAACTCGGCGACGCAGTTAGTTTTTATTTACCTGGAGGGTCTTATTTCAACACCGCCGTCACTTAAAACTACGAGGCAGCTGAACGAGTACTTATGGAAGCAGTCACAGAGGTATGCAGACCTCAGTGACCGACATTCATTAACTTCGATGGACTCCTCAAGATGTTGAAAAGTCGTCAGCGTTATTTCTCCTTCATTTTTCTTACCTTTACTCTCCTTGGCCTAGACGCGTTGGACGAActaaaacgtgaaaaaaaaggccACAATTCTGAGCAAGGCATCTTTACTTGAGGTCAACTCGTCTTGCAATGTGTTATCGTTGGTATGGCATATTTGAATAATATTGCAGTGCATACAAACGGGTACACAAACaaatgcgtgtgtgtgttcatgAAGCAGGTTAATTTGCATCTCAGCAGTtcgagatcacgtgacctgagcagaaacgtcacgcgtgacgtcataccaccgccGTACGACTTGAATGAAAGGCAACTTTCTGCGTGGCATTGCATAGGTGTCACAATTAAGGCTGAAGCCTtcgatgtctcatcaaacgcgcaaATTGCCCGTCAACGGCCCGTCGGTGGCGTCGGTGTCAACAGGAATGATTTAAGAAGtcatcacattatgacgtcacggaTAACCAAACGTGAGGTCATCATGAAATCATCGTATGACATTgtcgcagtgcaaaaccaggtgaggtggagaaagcttacaattaggggtgtgcgaatattcgagtttcgaattcgaatcgaatagtacctgatcgaataattcgattcgactttcgaatagctagtattcgaagtttcgaataattcgacaggacgaatatctaaaatgcgacaaaggccaatggtgcaacttggttagggtggggcgACTAAAACAAacactaacgtcgttacagtaggcctttcgttaaaacttttaCTGACATCcttgttcaaaagcgagcgcatgctgatcttaaagaagatcatgtcatttccgcacgtagaaaaacacatgagaaaactgtcaagcccttcacaacttcgttcccaaaacgaaggcacggacttcttgcgtagttcggtcgcatatgccgcaagcgccgtaaaacgttctgactttggcctgcgaaaccctctgtCATTGACTTTGCATGTAAACATTCGTTCACGcagggcagtcgccactgccgcaccgaaccactcattcagaaactcccatcgttccggcacgcagttaaaacgctgctgtgaatgggcgcccgaagatttttgggtcCGGATGAAGCACAATATTACCGTCGTCAGATGagtcgtattgcgcgaccatgggggaAAAAAACTATAGATCCGTATCCCCCTCCGTTAGCAGTTAGGAgattaggagtggcgctgctgactaaaATGGCGGCTCTTCTGTCAACACGCTTGCGCGCCCATGAAAGCTGAAACAAAAgtcactcccgaacaagtgcgtaataaaactgtcggcacgctGTAGCGttcctgatttttcctttgtgttgtCGTACCCGGCGGTGCACACTTCgtataaatatactattcgatattcgattcgatattcgatatttttggccactattcggcactattcgattcgaattcgattcgaggtgaaatttcactattcgcacacccctacttacaatgcctccgatcctggaggcagtgcaaaaccgcgttaggtgcagaaagctttcggagggggacgggggaggatcaacacGTCGAAtgcgaagaaaaagatggctttcgccttcgagtcgtcttaggcaaatgcataagggaccctgtgagttcttttgccagtgtcagtggttggcctGAGTCACTGGGCGTCCCGTACAAGGAGGCGCTGCCCGTAACCTACGCCTTGCCGCTCCAGGGTTTCCACTATTTTTCCAGCCTCACTATTGCCACAGCCAGGGTCGACACCGACGTGCCGCTCTAGCAATTGCGTCATGCGTGACTTTTTTTGTCGTATCAGGCCACCCGAGCTGCTGAGGAGCAAATAGATGCTGCCGTGTTCATGTGTTTTGCTTGTGTCCTCGTTTATATGCGTTATTGCAGGGGTCGGCAatcttttgaggcggagggccaagttgcatgaagccgacacggcgggggccgGACGTCATAtaggggagaaggggggggggggggagagtgctTTGcgcgcaaagagaaaaaaagatttgGTGAACTGATAATAATATACAAAACTGCTTAAGTTTTGGCTAAATTTTGGCTAAATTCTGGCTAAGTGTGAAGGTGTGGCACAATGCCAAATGGAGgcgatctttctttgttcctgtatAAGCCCATTTGTGGTCAAAagtgccatgtcggccttcagattggaagtgacaaggggagggggagggggggggcgttctgacgtcgtgccgggggccgccTAATACTGCCTCGTGGGCCgtaggttgccgacccctgcgtTATTCGATGTTACCTTGGGGCTTTAGCCAAATGAAGATGTGTTTCTGTACCGGGTGCGTGCAGCGTTGCCCATGGATACAAATAAAAAAGGACAATTAAATCATTGAATTGGGATCAAATGAAGATGTTGACGTTATAACAGCGGATAGTCAACGTTATTAAATATTGCTTGATACTAGCCGACATTTACCATCGTTCAGCCAACACTACAGCCCAGAATTGCCGATAGTTAGCCAAGCCAACACTATTACTACATTATAGCAATCACTCAGTCACCTTCAGCAAACGTTAGCCAGTACCAGTCAGTATTATCTATTGCTAACGAGCGCTACTTTTCCACATTCCTCCCTTGTGAGAAATGTGCACAAATCAATGTAACCACTACAAGAGAGAACAGCACAATCAGTGGCAAAACAAGCAAAACTGACAATCTGCAAGCGACTTGCTTTTTATGCAACTTTTTGTAACATTTAAAGATTGACCTAATTATTCCGCGTCATCTTAAtctgcccgttgaaccaggcaaTAAGTACACGTGAAGTGAAGGTAAATTCTCAGTTGGTTTTGTTTCTCAGTTTGTCATTGTATAATAGACCATTGAAGAGGTAACTCGGTCAACAATATAAACAATATATAAACGCAATGTTACCACCCATAAATCTCGGAAGTGCTGTTTTCGATCACTGTCAAGTATTCAATTTATTGTAGCGTACAGTCGCGAGACGAACACATTTGGATAGTGCGACGTTTGACGATcctctacgaaaaaaaaaaaagcacgacatgGTCGATTTTAAGGCCTACGGCTCTTGTAATGGCTGTCACGTACCTGTACGGACAACCGGGAACCGACAGCCATCATAACGATCCCCCATGAGAGGCCATGAGCAACACTCACCGATCTGAAAGGAAAAGACAAACAGTGTTTACTTCGAATTCATTTCTGaatgacacattggtttctgaaTGTCACTCTAAGTATCACCCACTAGAGCTCGCTAACTTGCAGCTGCTATGAGGCCATCTTTAAAAAAAGCAAGGAGCAGCACTACATTCATTAGAGGCTATGGAAAAACGTTCTTGCCAAAGTCTATTTGTATTAATTAACATGACCTACGAGTGCTTATTTCTGGTTTGGAAAATGAAGGTCAGACTGCCCTTCCTTGTAGCGTGTGGCAGCGTACACCGGGTGAAAGGGCGAACACGAAGCAAAAGGACATACACAAGCACAACTCCCCTTCCTAGATTTCAGCGGCCGAATTACGGCAGCGTTTATGTCACAgttctctttgttttgtttttttttttactgcttgcTCCACTTTGGTCTCTTCTGACACAGAAGAACTGCGCTGTTCATCTATGTGGTGGTTCCTCTTAATACATTTATAGATACGCAGCTGACCAGGCCCACGCAAACGCCATCAAGATTTATCACAAGTTGCTTGAGCAGAAATTGCGTGGAAGGAGGCTTAGTGTTTTCAGTTAACGTTTTCGCGCCCTTCCTGACTTAACTCAGTCTTCTTCCATGGCAAGAGCGGCCGCGTTGCTGTTGCAAAAAATGTAATTCGCTGTTCCAGCTTAGCGAAGAGTTAACAGTAAGTGTCTAACAGCtataacagcaacaacaacaacataaacAACAACATAAACAACACAGAAATGCATTGAGGATGTCAGAAGACAATCCGTGTTTATTTAATTTCAAGTTGTTTCAGCAGGTTTATTCAAACCATTACTTCAGTTTCTCGCAGCTACATGCACTTTTGACATTCGCAAGACTAGTGCGGGATGCCGATGCGTAAGCACGCTGGATATATGAGCATCAGAAATATACGTTTTGCACAAACACGACTGCGATAATAACGAGGGATCAAGACAAGAATAATTTAAGCTCGAATTAATACGTTACGAGTTAGCATAAGTTGCGCGTACCAAAGGAGATTACAACAAATGTAGGCACCCTCTCGACCACTGCTGCGCTAAATATAACCTTCTTTTTTCTCATGCCACAACTACAGCTGTCACAGCAATCGACCAGTTCTCTACGTTTAGCTTTTATAGTTGCGTCCGCagattactaaaaaaaaaagaaaagtttttttttttttaatctgggttttaacgtcccaaagccacgatatgattatgagagacgccgtagtggagggctccggaaatatcgaccacccggggttccttaacgtgcacctaaatctaagtacacgggcctcaaacgttttcgcctccatcgaaagtgcagccactgcggccaggattcgatcccgcgaccttcgggtcaacagtcgagcgccataaccactagaccaccgaggcggggtAAAAAGAAAGATTAGTTGAAACAAGatagcaagttgggcgagttggtgcgtattcatatttgaagaaaaacagGGCACAGAAAAgcgaagacaaagaagagatgaaacacacacagcgATGTGTGTGTTTCATCTGTTCTTTGTCTTCGTTTTTCTGTccgctgtttttcttcaaataaaaGTTAGTTGAGATTCCAAGGTAAATTCTACTCAGTCTTCTGGTAAGAATGTGGCAGGCATGGGGTCACTATGAATTCTGCAAACTACGTATCCTCCCTGAGCGATGGCAAATCGCCCTCCTCAGCGAGggccccgaagaccaggagtgggccgccCAGCAGGCCAGGGCCATCGCCGAGGACCTCGATATATGTTTCTCGAACgatggatccctggcagcctagccccgggcacaagtAGCAACAAATGTCGGACAATTAAAGTTTATCCAACTCAACTCAACCTATCCTTCGTTCATATCCTGGCCCACATTTAACCTATACGTTTCCCATAAATAATGGTCCAATAAAAGTGTACATAGATGTTTCCGGGCGGTGAGgtccttgttcttgttcacctgtatccgtggctcacacccactgcgggaGAGTGTCTTATAGGCATTTACAATTTACGAAGTTATTTAGACACTCGGCAGCTGTCATAGTTGAATTATGTGATGTAGATTCAGAAATTGATAGCATAATTTTCCATAAGGGGGCCTAAGAATAGCCTTGCGGAACCGAAGACAAtggagagaagaagaagaagacgaagaggttTCGAGGGCTGCTGTTTTTTGCCAGTTTCCAGCGATTAGTTTTGAGAGCGTTTTGTAAGTACACCGCATGCTTAAACAGCCGTGATCCCAATCGCTTATTTGGGCATATGTGTCGTAAAATATACGCAGGTTGCAATGCTAAGCTGATTAAGGTAAAGCAGAACCGACCAGCGTACTTGCATAATTTGTCAAAGGGCCACTGCGGCATCCTTTCAGATTGATAgagaaattgattgattgattgattgattgattgattgattgattgattgattgattgattgattgattttaaaATTATAACAGCCTACTTGCATAATTTGTCGAAGGGTGCTGCGGCATCCTTTCAGATTTATAgagcgattgattgattgattgattgattgattgattgattgattgattgattgattgattgattgattgtgataAGCTTTTAAATGATTACTGGGCGATGAGACATAGAAATGGAAGACTGTGGTGTCATTTTAACAACCAGGAGTGCATACAAAACGCCTAACTTGGCCGTTATCGCACGTCGCCCACTTTTGTaatgtggccgggaatcgaacctgctaCCTCGTTTTCAGCAGCAGAACGCCATACGCACTGCGTTACCACTGTGCACTCTCCTTGATAAGAAGCTTGCTTTTGCATGGAGGTGGTTCCAGATTGCAAGTGGTCTGATAACAGAAATGGAAGGGATTGCTCGAATTGATATTACGTTAGTTATATCGTGGCTAGGACACCACTACAATTGTCCTTGAAGTTAAGTCATGTGAAGATTGAAGATAGGTAATTTCAAGTGATTTGGAAAGCAAGCATCATATATACCCATGGGCCTAAGTGCGCAGTTTGTTAAGTCAGATGCTACGTGCACATTAGAAAGCAGGCTGTCATACCGAAACGGCGAGGCATTAAATTGCCAACGAGGTACGAAGTTCTGTATTCGAGGAGAGTCACAAAGATAAGTTAACTATAATAGTGATCCCCAAGGGAGCAGGAGCAGTGTTCTTGAATTCTAGTGCGACATCAATTAATTTTATAGGCGTGTCTCAATTCCGTGCTAACAACGCCATGTATTTCTTGCCTAATCGCAATTGAGGACAGCAAAGCGGAGCTTATTCGAACACAATATTGGATCGCGTTGACTACGACTCTTTCTTCTTTCAACAAAACGGACCTCATATATATCCCGAGGCCTATTAACAAGAGTTAATATAAACTGCTTTTGGTATCAGAGAAACTTAATGCAAATCATTCCCTTGAGTGTTGAgaatgtttatttctttttcgtgcgttcaaagagggaaaaaaaacattaaaagaaAAGGTTAACCTCGATCAAAAGCTCTTGCGAGTGTCCCcgcgtgttgttgttgttggtacTATCGAGTCACGGGCGACTACAGATAACACGGTGAGTACAGTCTTGAACAATGTAAAAATGAACTCCGAATTCTTGTTTAAACAACGATTACTCGTGATGTACGAATATGAGAGATATATATCGATTTGCAAGAGGTGCCTCTCCGCTTGAATATGCAATGTTATGAAACCTTTTACGCTTGCCAACTGTATTTAGCCGCTGCCCCTTGAAGGTAACTTCagcgttccctttcatattgctcatGACTGTACTCCTGGTGAGACCCATTAATTAAATTTTCTTTACGCTCATCCGAACGTTTGCCTGTGGTATCCATAATAGTATCTGACCATTCGGTGCATGAAAATGACGTAGAATATTTGCAGTaatacaagttttttttttaaatctttatgCAGGCAGGCACGTTGAATTCTCAGACGCCACTGAAGTTCCCCGTGGAAATCAACTGGAGATACGCCTTACATGACGTCACGGCCTACAATGTCGACGTTCAGGCGTGTGCGGTGACCTTGGTGTGTGGCGGATACTCTGAAATCGCCCGAAACGCGCTTGCGTGGCGAGTTGGACACCGCAGCCATGGCAATGGAGACGTTTCGGACGTGTCCTGCGCCGTTACAACCGACAGAGAAGACTGCCTCCAAGACTGCGGGTGAGTGTAAAAATTAATCTCAGCAGACCAAAAAATGGGGTTACATGGAAGGAAGAACTGTCTTCCATCTgctttgtagcatgaagccacggCTGCTTCATGGATACAAACGCACACGTCCGTAATGAAGCTGTTCAAGGTAAATCCGCGCAGAATTTAAACTTCCTAGTTAATCAATCCCGGCCCTGgattccggggcggtcgctctgtCATCAGAACTAGCCAGGAAGCTATCAAATCGCTGCGGTAGGGCAAAATCATACGATTATTAAGAATGACGATATGATGGTtccattatctgctggttttcaacaAGGCTGtgtcaaagaaacgagcccttaaccccccccccccctttctttcatGTGATGAAGCACACTTTAGCTCGAAGGGGAAGTGGGGAGATTCggttaattttgaccgcctggtgcTCTTCAACATCCACCTAAATTTAAATACACGGGTTTTTATTGTAGTCTCCATCTaattgcggctgccgtggccgggaatcgcacccgcgtcttcTAGCACTGCAACACCGTATCCGTAAACCTAAGTACCGCGGTGGGTTTCACGTCGTTTGCTGTACGCTATACACACTTAGGTTGTCGTTATCTGCATAATTGACATAATGGCACATGTCGCGTTAGCgccacctttctttttcttttttcggaagCTGGTGCCAAAAAAATGATTGACCAACTTTCGCGCATTTGTGATGGAACATAGCATCACATCCAGGATGAAATGTTACGTACACGCATCGGGATTGACATTGAGATAGATCGAAAACACTATGGCGTTCATTGTGATCCAGGAAAATACAATAGTCATTTTTCTCGCGACAGCGCAGGCAATGCCAGATCTCTGTACGAGGCGACAGCTGAGCGGTCCATTAGGCCTGGACTGCGACGACAACAACGATGACATCGACCTGGCCGCTATCGAGGCCATGGGAAGGCGAGTCCGTTTCTTCATGGGATCCATGGGCGCCTTCGTCGTTCTGTTCGCTGTGCTGGCAATGGTCCTGCCGTTCTTCACCAAGCCGTTGACAGCAGACCCGGGCTTCTCAGTGTGCGACTCGCGGACGTGCGCCCTGTACGGCTTGCGTCTCTCGAATTCGGTGAACGAGTCGAGCGAGCCGTGTAAGGACTTTTACGAGTTCACCTGCGGCGGCTGGAGTCACGCGAACGCGGGCACTtcgacgctcacagtgatgaccGACGCCGTTCTCGACCAGCTGGTCTCAAAGTTCCGCGACCTGTCCACGCCAAATAACAGAACGCAGACGGCGGTCAAGAAAGCTGCCATACTGTACGAGACATGCGAGGCTGTGGTTCGTCGCGGAAGGGACGAAATGCCGCAGCTTCTGAAGATTCTGGAGGACTTTAACCTGCGGTGGCCACGAGAgagccgagaaccgaagctactGGAAACCCTAATTTATCTGGCAGCGCAAAAGGGTTACAATCCATTCTTCGAGTTGCGTTACGAGGCCAGTAGCTACCAGTTGTTCATCGATCCCGTTTACCAGCTGAAGCCTGTATTCGAGGTGAGGACCAAGCAGAGAAACTCCGGGAGGTACTGGAGCTACTACACTGTCTACTGTACCGTCTTCGGAGTCACGTCGCCTCCAAAGAGTGTCTTTGATGAGTTAGTCGCGCTGGAGTCGGCTGCCATTCCGGACATCGACGATGCGTACCTTGCGGCTACACCAGTGGCACGCTACTTCGCCTCGCTGGACAAAATGGCCTCAGAAATGGGAGGCTTCAGCATCAGGGAGTGGTGGGACGCTACTACGCGTCACGTTGGCCTTGTCAGAAGTGTCAACGTCACGCACTGGCAGGCGCTGAAAGTTTTGGGCACACTAGCGGCTTCTATGGACAACGGGTCTCTTTATCGCTGCCTCGAGTGGTGGATAGTCCAGGACCTCGGGCCCTGGTTCCACGGCGAGCTGGCGGCGTTGGAATACGGCGACATGACGCACGCATACGATCTGCGCCCGCGACAGTGTCTCGGACTTGTGGAGCGATTCATGGGCGTGATCGCCTGGGCTTCGGTCTCGACTCCCGCTCACGTCGCAACTGACGTCACTCACGTCCTTCACGCCGTTTGGAAAGTTACTCGAGAATCCTTCGGCGGCACGTCTGACGGTAAGGGAGGGCTGGCTATGCTCGCAACGGAAGCGCCTCCCGATGCCGATTTTGTGACGCAGAGCACAGTCGGGAAGATGGCGTCGATGTACGAGCATTATCCCCCCATGTCAGAGGCCAGCTTCGCAGAGAACTTCGTGAATGCGATGGCAACGCGTCAGCTGCTGCGCACGCGATTCGATCCAGACACGATTTTTTACTCTTCCATGATCTCGACGACAGCGGCACCGGTCCAAGTCTACAGCGGTTCCCAAAAGCGCAAGATGATCATCCTTCCTTACGCACTGACACCTCCCCTTTACGAAGACGGAATCGTCGCAAGCGTCAAGTTCGCCGGACTCGGGTCCGCGGCCGCTGACGCCATGTTCAGGAACGCTACGTTGTCGTACGCGTCTTCCCACGGAGGCGACCTGCCGGCTTTACTGGCCGATTCCGTCGCGTGCCTCAGGGCTTCGCACGCGGAGTCGGACATGAAGAACAAGCACGTCGCAACGCGAGCGCTCGACCGAATCTCCCGAGCGTTCGCGCTGGAGAGTTCGTGGCGCGCTTTTCGCGCCGAAGCCCTGCTGGGCAGCGGAAGAGAAGACCTGCGACTGGAGAACTTCGACGGCTACAGCGCAGAGAAGACCTTTTTCGTGACGTGGTGTCACGTACTGTGCTCCACGAAACAGCCCGACACGGCGAAGCGCTCCTGCAACGAGGCGATCAAACTGAGCAGCGACTTCGCCAGGGTGTTTCGCTGTAAGAAGGCAGATGCCATGGTCCGTTCGGACCATTGCAGACTTCCTTGGGCTGTCGACAAAAGACACTAGAGACGATGACGTTGCTATGCTGACGCTCAACAATATACGTACGTGTTGCGGTTCTGTGTTTGTACTTCCCAATAGAACGATTCCGGCGAGCTTGTTCAGGGTGCGCGACCGACGCAAATGCGCACTTACACTATTATGCCGTTCCCCACGTATTTGTTTGACCAACGCCTCATCACAAGTCGATATAAAAGGCTCGCTCCTGTCAATATCGCTTTATAATGCAATCGAAGTTATTGCATCTGGACAACTCCTCGTACATTTGTAAATACTCTGCTGCCTTTTTTATCACTGTggattgtttaaaaaaaaagctatatcaCACATTTTTAGCGTTGTCATAAAACAGTAATAGTACGTGTAATCGCAGATTCATAATATGTAAAGCCTGAGACGCTTACGTATTTCTGCGTGCGCAGCTAAAATGTTACGTGCGCCGAACATGAAACGTGTGGCAGCGTGTGGGGGCTGAAATTATGCAGTACAGTGAGCTTCGCATGTTTAACACATACAAAAGTAAAAGCGGACAGCAGTCAGTCGAGACATGGAACAAATTATCAATAAAAGTAGTGACCGATAGCAAAGAGTGCTTGGATAACTACATCTGCTTATccctatt
It encodes the following:
- the LOC119404678 gene encoding uncharacterized protein LOC119404678; translation: MAMETFRTCPAPLQPTEKTASKTAAQAMPDLCTRRQLSGPLGLDCDDNNDDIDLAAIEAMGRRVRFFMGSMGAFVVLFAVLAMVLPFFTKPLTADPGFSVCDSRTCALYGLRLSNSVNESSEPCKDFYEFTCGGWSHANAGTSTLTVMTDAVLDQLVSKFRDLSTPNNRTQTAVKKAAILYETCEAVVRRGRDEMPQLLKILEDFNLRWPRESREPKLLETLIYLAAQKGYNPFFELRYEASSYQLFIDPVYQLKPVFEVRTKQRNSGRYWSYYTVYCTVFGVTSPPKSVFDELVALESAAIPDIDDAYLAATPVARYFASLDKMASEMGGFSIREWWDATTRHVGLVRSVNVTHWQALKVLGTLAASMDNGSLYRCLEWWIVQDLGPWFHGELAALEYGDMTHAYDLRPRQCLGLVERFMGVIAWASVSTPAHVATDVTHVLHAVWKVTRESFGGTSDGKGGLAMLATEAPPDADFVTQSTVGKMASMYEHYPPMSEASFAENFVNAMATRQLLRTRFDPDTIFYSSMISTTAAPVQVYSGSQKRKMIILPYALTPPLYEDGIVASVKFAGLGSAAADAMFRNATLSYASSHGGDLPALLADSVACLRASHAESDMKNKHVATRALDRISRAFALESSWRAFRAEALLGSGREDLRLENFDGYSAEKTFFVTWCHVLCSTKQPDTAKRSCNEAIKLSSDFARVFRCKKADAMVRSDHCRLPWAVDKRH